The following are from one region of the Gossypium hirsutum isolate 1008001.06 chromosome D03, Gossypium_hirsutum_v2.1, whole genome shotgun sequence genome:
- the LOC107949480 gene encoding protein translocase subunit SECA2, chloroplastic isoform X2, protein MVTALSLLNAPFLTPKPLTQLKTLPSAKPNSPFFFPSSFPSFPNLRQHRFNGQPPIAASLKEKVGCFKKTLSDFTSLNYWVVRDYYRLVDSVNALEPEIQRLSDEQLAAKTSEFKKRLTQGEAVSDIQAEAFAVVREAAKRKLGMRHFDVQIIGGAVLHDGSIAEMKTGEGKTLVSTLAAYLNALTGDGVHVVTVNDYLAQRDAEWMGRVHRFLGLSVGLIQGMTAEERRINYQCDITYTNNSELGFDYLRDNLAGNNDQLVMRWPKPFHFAIVDEVDSVLIDEGRNPLLISGEASKDDARYPVAAKVAELLMRGLHYNIELKDNSVELTEEGIALAELALETNDLWDENDPWARFVMNALKAKEFYRRDVQYIVRNGKALIINELTGRVEEKRRWSEGIHQAVEAKEGLKIQADSVVVAQITYQSLFKLYPKLSGMTGTAKTEEKEFLKMFQMPVIEVPTNLPNIRKDLPIQAFATARGKWEYVSQEVEYMFRQGRPVLVGTTSVENSEYLSDLLQERNIPHSVLNARPKYAAREAEIIAQAGRKYAITISTNMAGRGTDIILGGNPKMLAREIIEDSLLSFLTREAPSIEVTDMAISRKVFSKVKVGPSSMALLAKAALMAKFVGKSEGKSWTHEEAKSIILESVEMSQLKPLKELQKLIDEQSEMYPLGPSIAITYLSVLKDCEVHCTKEGSEVKRLGGLHVIGTSLHESRRIDNQLRGRAGRQGDPGSTRFMVSLQDEMFQKFNFDTEWAVKLISKITNDEDIPIEGDAIVKQLLALQINAEKYFFNIRKSLVEFDEVLEVQRKHVYDLRQLILTGDDESCSQHIFQYMQAVVDEIVFGNADPLKHPRYWSLSKLLKEFINIAGKLLDDSFAMISEEDLFQSLKQLHESNSVDVDNFHLPNLPKPPDGFRGIRRKNSSLKRWLAICSDDSTKSGRYRPTTNLLRKYLGDILIASYLNIVQESGYDDAYIKEIERAVLVKTLDCFWRDHLVNMNRLSSAVNVRSFGHRNPLEEYKIDGCRFFISMLSATRRLTVESLLHYWSSPLESQELFFS, encoded by the exons ATGGTCACTGCGCTTTCTCTTCTCAACGCTCCTTTCCTCACCCCCAAACCCCTCACTCAACTTAAAACCCTCCCCTCTGCAAAACCCAATTCTCCTTTCTTCTTCCCTTCGTCTTTCCCTTCTTTTCCCAACCTTCGACAACATCGTTTCAATGGACAACCGCCTATAGCTGCATCTCTCAAG GAGAAGGTGGGTTGTTTTAAGAAGACTTTGAGTGATTTTACTAGCTTAAACTACTGGGTTGTTCGGGACTATTATCGTCTTGTCGACTCTGTTAATGCACTTGAGCCAGAAATTCAGAGGCTATCTGATGAGCAG TTGGCTGCTAAAACTTCCGAGTTTAAGAAACGGTTGACCCAAGGAGAGGCTGTTTCGGATATTCAAGCTG AGGCATTTGCTGTGGTTCGTGAAGCTGCAAAAAGGAAACTTGGCATGCGCCATTTTGATGTGCAG ATTATTGGTGGAGCGGTGCTTCATGATGGGTCTATTGCGGAGATGAAGACAGGGGAGGGAAAAACATTGGTCTCCACATTAGCTGCATATCTTAATGCACTGACTGGTGATGGTGTCCATG TGGTAACTGTGAACGATTATCTTGCTCAACGTGATGCTGAGTGGATGGGTCGTGTTCATCGCTTCTTAGGTCTTTCAGTTGGGCTTATTCAG GGGATGACAGCAGAAGAGAGGAGAATCAACTACCAATGTGATATTACATACACCAACAATTCG GAACTAGGTTTTGATTATCTCCGAGATAATCTTGCTGGAAACAATGATCAACTTGTGATGAGATG GCCAAAACCATTTCATTTCGCAATTGTTGATGAAGTTGATTCTGTTCTGATTGATGAAGGAAGAAATCCTTTGTTAATAAGTGGTGAG GCTAGTAAAGATGATGCGCGATATCCTGTTGCTGCTAAAGTGGCTGAGCTGCTAATGAGGGGTCTG CATTATAACATTGAGCTTAAAGATAATTCAGTGGAGTTGACTGAGGAAGGAATTGCACTTGCTGAGTTGGCTCTTGAAACAAATGATCTATGGGATGAAAATGATCCCTGGGCAAG ATTTGTGATGAATGCTTTGAAAGCTAAAGAATTTTATCGGCGGGATGTCCAATACATTGTCAGAAATGGGAAAGCTCTCATTATCAACGAG CTGACAGGCAGAGTTGAAGAAAAACGGAGATGGTCTGAAGGGATTCACCAGGCTGTAGAAGCAAAAGAAGGTTTGAAGATTCAG GCTGATTCAGTTGTGGTGGCTCAAATCACTTATCAGTCTCTATTTAAGCTCTATCCCAAGCTCTCTGGAATGACCGGGACTGCAAAAACAGAA GAGAAGGAATTCTTGAAAATGTTCCAGATGCCCGTTATCGAAGTGCCCACAAATCTTCCAAATATTCGTAAAGATTTACCCATACAAGCGTTTGCT ACTGCTCGAGGGAAATGGGAATATGTTAGTCAAGAAGTGGAATACATGTTTAGACAAGGGCGTCCAGTTTTAGTTGGGACCACTAG TGTTGAGAATTCTGAATACCTGTCAGATCTGCTGCAGGAGAGAAATATCCCTCACAGTGTCCTGAATGCTCGTCCCAag TATGCAGCAAGGGAAGCTGAAATTATTGCTCAAGCTGGGAGAAAGTATGCTATAACCATTTCTACCAATATGGCTGGCAGAGGAACTGACATTATTCTTGGGGGAAATCCCAAA ATGCTAGCGAGAGAAATTATAGAGGACAGCTTGCTTTCATTTCTGACGAGAGAAGCTCCTAGTATTGAAGTAACTGACATGGCAATTTCAAGAAAG GTGTTTTCAAAGGTAAAGGTTGGCCCATCATCAATGGCTTTGCTAGCTAAGGCTGCTTTAATGG CAAAATTTGTTGGCAAAAGTGAAGGAAAGAGCTGGACACATGAGGAGGCAAAATCTATCATTTTAGAATCTGTGGAAATGAGTCAGTTAAAGCCTTTGAAAGAGCTGCAGAAGCTTATTGATGAACAGTCTGAGATGTACCCTCTTGGCCCTTCTATTGCGATTACTTATTTATCTGTTCTTAAAGATTGTGAAGTACACTGCACCAAAGAAGGTTCTGAAGTGAAAAGGCTTGGGGGGCTTCATGTGATTGGTACATCTTTGCATGAATCCCGTAGAATAGATAATCAG CTTCGTGGTCGAGCAGGAAGGCAAGGGGATCCTGGATCTACACGGTTTATGGTGAG CTTGCAAGATGAGATGTTTCAAAAGTTTAATTTTGACACCGAGTGGGCTGTGAAGCTTATTTCGAAAATTACAAATGATGAAGATATACCTATTGAAGGTGATGCAATTGTAAAGCAG CTTTTGGCTCTTCAAATTAATGCAGAGAAGTACTTCTTTAACATAAGAAAGAGCCTAGTTGAGTTCGATGAAGTTTTGGAG GTTCAAAGAAAGCATGTCTATGATCTCAGGCAATTGATTTTGACTGGTGATGATGAAAGTTGTTCACAGCATATATTCCA GTACATGCAAGCAGTTGTAGATGAAATTGTTTTTGGAAATGCTGATCCACTGAAG CATCCAAGATACTGGAGTTTGTCTAAGCTTTTGAAAGAGTTCATCAATATTGCAGGGAAGCTATTGGATG ACTCATTTGCAATGATCTCAGAGGAAGATTTATTCCAATCTCTTAAACAGCTACATGAATCAAATTCTGTAGATGTTGACAATTTTCACCTTCCAAACTTGCCAAAACCTCCAGATGGCTTCAGAGGAATCCGCAGAAAAAATTCTTCACTGAAACGATGGCTGGCTATTTGCTCTGATGATTCAACAAA GAGTGGAAGGTATCGGCCAACAACTAATCTTCTTCGTAAATACCTTGGGGATATCTTGATTGCTTCATACTTGAACATTGTACAAGAATCTGGCTATGATGATGCGTACATAAAAGAAATTGAG AGAGCAGTTCTTGTCAAGACTCTGGATTGTTTCTGGAGGGATCATCTCGTAAACATGAATAGGCTGAGTTCTGCG GTAAATGTTAGAAGCTTTGGGCACAGAAATCCTCTTGAAGAATATAAAATTGATGGGTGTCGATTTTTTATCTCGATGCTCAGTGCAACACGAAGGTTAACTGTAGAATCACTCTTGCATTATTGGTCATCACCTTTGGAATCCCAAGAGCTATTTTTTTCATGA
- the LOC107949480 gene encoding protein translocase subunit SECA2, chloroplastic isoform X3 has product MVTALSLLNAPFLTPKPLTQLKTLPSAKPNSPFFFPSSFPSFPNLRQHRFNGQPPIAASLKEKVGCFKKTLSDFTSLNYWVVRDYYRLVDSVNALEPEIQRLSDEQLAAKTSEFKKRLTQGEAVSDIQAEAFAVVREAAKRKLGMRHFDVQIIGGAVLHDGSIAEMKTGEGKTLVSTLAAYLNALTGDGVHVVTVNDYLAQRDAEWMGRVHRFLGLSVGLIQKGMTAEERRINYQCDITYTNNSELGFDYLRDNLAGNNDQLVMRWPKPFHFAIVDEVDSVLIDEGRNPLLISGEASKDDARYPVAAKVAELLMRGLHYNIELKDNSVELTEEGIALAELALETNDLWDENDPWARFVMNALKAKEFYRRDVQYIVRNGKALIINELTGRVEEKRRWSEGIHQAVEAKEGLKIQADSVVVAQITYQSLFKLYPKLSGMTGTAKTEEKEFLKMFQMPVIEVPTNLPNIRKDLPIQAFATARGKWEYVSQEVEYMFRQGRPVLVGTTSVENSEYLSDLLQERNIPHSVLNARPKYAAREAEIIAQAGRKYAITISTNMAGRGTDIILGGNPKMLAREIIEDSLLSFLTREAPSIEVTDMAISRKVFSKVKVGPSSMALLAKAALMAKFVGKSEGKSWTHEEAKSIILESVEMSQLKPLKELQKLIDEQSEMYPLGPSIAITYLSVLKDCEVHCTKEGSEVKRLGGLHVIGTSLHESRRIDNQLRGRAGRQGDPGSTRFMVSLQDEMFQKFNFDTEWAVKLISKITNDEDIPIEGDAIVKQVQRKHVYDLRQLILTGDDESCSQHIFQYMQAVVDEIVFGNADPLKHPRYWSLSKLLKEFINIAGKLLDDSFAMISEEDLFQSLKQLHESNSVDVDNFHLPNLPKPPDGFRGIRRKNSSLKRWLAICSDDSTKSGRYRPTTNLLRKYLGDILIASYLNIVQESGYDDAYIKEIERAVLVKTLDCFWRDHLVNMNRLSSAVNVRSFGHRNPLEEYKIDGCRFFISMLSATRRLTVESLLHYWSSPLESQELFFS; this is encoded by the exons ATGGTCACTGCGCTTTCTCTTCTCAACGCTCCTTTCCTCACCCCCAAACCCCTCACTCAACTTAAAACCCTCCCCTCTGCAAAACCCAATTCTCCTTTCTTCTTCCCTTCGTCTTTCCCTTCTTTTCCCAACCTTCGACAACATCGTTTCAATGGACAACCGCCTATAGCTGCATCTCTCAAG GAGAAGGTGGGTTGTTTTAAGAAGACTTTGAGTGATTTTACTAGCTTAAACTACTGGGTTGTTCGGGACTATTATCGTCTTGTCGACTCTGTTAATGCACTTGAGCCAGAAATTCAGAGGCTATCTGATGAGCAG TTGGCTGCTAAAACTTCCGAGTTTAAGAAACGGTTGACCCAAGGAGAGGCTGTTTCGGATATTCAAGCTG AGGCATTTGCTGTGGTTCGTGAAGCTGCAAAAAGGAAACTTGGCATGCGCCATTTTGATGTGCAG ATTATTGGTGGAGCGGTGCTTCATGATGGGTCTATTGCGGAGATGAAGACAGGGGAGGGAAAAACATTGGTCTCCACATTAGCTGCATATCTTAATGCACTGACTGGTGATGGTGTCCATG TGGTAACTGTGAACGATTATCTTGCTCAACGTGATGCTGAGTGGATGGGTCGTGTTCATCGCTTCTTAGGTCTTTCAGTTGGGCTTATTCAG AAGGGGATGACAGCAGAAGAGAGGAGAATCAACTACCAATGTGATATTACATACACCAACAATTCG GAACTAGGTTTTGATTATCTCCGAGATAATCTTGCTGGAAACAATGATCAACTTGTGATGAGATG GCCAAAACCATTTCATTTCGCAATTGTTGATGAAGTTGATTCTGTTCTGATTGATGAAGGAAGAAATCCTTTGTTAATAAGTGGTGAG GCTAGTAAAGATGATGCGCGATATCCTGTTGCTGCTAAAGTGGCTGAGCTGCTAATGAGGGGTCTG CATTATAACATTGAGCTTAAAGATAATTCAGTGGAGTTGACTGAGGAAGGAATTGCACTTGCTGAGTTGGCTCTTGAAACAAATGATCTATGGGATGAAAATGATCCCTGGGCAAG ATTTGTGATGAATGCTTTGAAAGCTAAAGAATTTTATCGGCGGGATGTCCAATACATTGTCAGAAATGGGAAAGCTCTCATTATCAACGAG CTGACAGGCAGAGTTGAAGAAAAACGGAGATGGTCTGAAGGGATTCACCAGGCTGTAGAAGCAAAAGAAGGTTTGAAGATTCAG GCTGATTCAGTTGTGGTGGCTCAAATCACTTATCAGTCTCTATTTAAGCTCTATCCCAAGCTCTCTGGAATGACCGGGACTGCAAAAACAGAA GAGAAGGAATTCTTGAAAATGTTCCAGATGCCCGTTATCGAAGTGCCCACAAATCTTCCAAATATTCGTAAAGATTTACCCATACAAGCGTTTGCT ACTGCTCGAGGGAAATGGGAATATGTTAGTCAAGAAGTGGAATACATGTTTAGACAAGGGCGTCCAGTTTTAGTTGGGACCACTAG TGTTGAGAATTCTGAATACCTGTCAGATCTGCTGCAGGAGAGAAATATCCCTCACAGTGTCCTGAATGCTCGTCCCAag TATGCAGCAAGGGAAGCTGAAATTATTGCTCAAGCTGGGAGAAAGTATGCTATAACCATTTCTACCAATATGGCTGGCAGAGGAACTGACATTATTCTTGGGGGAAATCCCAAA ATGCTAGCGAGAGAAATTATAGAGGACAGCTTGCTTTCATTTCTGACGAGAGAAGCTCCTAGTATTGAAGTAACTGACATGGCAATTTCAAGAAAG GTGTTTTCAAAGGTAAAGGTTGGCCCATCATCAATGGCTTTGCTAGCTAAGGCTGCTTTAATGG CAAAATTTGTTGGCAAAAGTGAAGGAAAGAGCTGGACACATGAGGAGGCAAAATCTATCATTTTAGAATCTGTGGAAATGAGTCAGTTAAAGCCTTTGAAAGAGCTGCAGAAGCTTATTGATGAACAGTCTGAGATGTACCCTCTTGGCCCTTCTATTGCGATTACTTATTTATCTGTTCTTAAAGATTGTGAAGTACACTGCACCAAAGAAGGTTCTGAAGTGAAAAGGCTTGGGGGGCTTCATGTGATTGGTACATCTTTGCATGAATCCCGTAGAATAGATAATCAG CTTCGTGGTCGAGCAGGAAGGCAAGGGGATCCTGGATCTACACGGTTTATGGTGAG CTTGCAAGATGAGATGTTTCAAAAGTTTAATTTTGACACCGAGTGGGCTGTGAAGCTTATTTCGAAAATTACAAATGATGAAGATATACCTATTGAAGGTGATGCAATTGTAAAGCAG GTTCAAAGAAAGCATGTCTATGATCTCAGGCAATTGATTTTGACTGGTGATGATGAAAGTTGTTCACAGCATATATTCCA GTACATGCAAGCAGTTGTAGATGAAATTGTTTTTGGAAATGCTGATCCACTGAAG CATCCAAGATACTGGAGTTTGTCTAAGCTTTTGAAAGAGTTCATCAATATTGCAGGGAAGCTATTGGATG ACTCATTTGCAATGATCTCAGAGGAAGATTTATTCCAATCTCTTAAACAGCTACATGAATCAAATTCTGTAGATGTTGACAATTTTCACCTTCCAAACTTGCCAAAACCTCCAGATGGCTTCAGAGGAATCCGCAGAAAAAATTCTTCACTGAAACGATGGCTGGCTATTTGCTCTGATGATTCAACAAA GAGTGGAAGGTATCGGCCAACAACTAATCTTCTTCGTAAATACCTTGGGGATATCTTGATTGCTTCATACTTGAACATTGTACAAGAATCTGGCTATGATGATGCGTACATAAAAGAAATTGAG AGAGCAGTTCTTGTCAAGACTCTGGATTGTTTCTGGAGGGATCATCTCGTAAACATGAATAGGCTGAGTTCTGCG GTAAATGTTAGAAGCTTTGGGCACAGAAATCCTCTTGAAGAATATAAAATTGATGGGTGTCGATTTTTTATCTCGATGCTCAGTGCAACACGAAGGTTAACTGTAGAATCACTCTTGCATTATTGGTCATCACCTTTGGAATCCCAAGAGCTATTTTTTTCATGA
- the LOC107949480 gene encoding protein translocase subunit SECA2, chloroplastic isoform X1: MVTALSLLNAPFLTPKPLTQLKTLPSAKPNSPFFFPSSFPSFPNLRQHRFNGQPPIAASLKEKVGCFKKTLSDFTSLNYWVVRDYYRLVDSVNALEPEIQRLSDEQLAAKTSEFKKRLTQGEAVSDIQAEAFAVVREAAKRKLGMRHFDVQIIGGAVLHDGSIAEMKTGEGKTLVSTLAAYLNALTGDGVHVVTVNDYLAQRDAEWMGRVHRFLGLSVGLIQKGMTAEERRINYQCDITYTNNSELGFDYLRDNLAGNNDQLVMRWPKPFHFAIVDEVDSVLIDEGRNPLLISGEASKDDARYPVAAKVAELLMRGLHYNIELKDNSVELTEEGIALAELALETNDLWDENDPWARFVMNALKAKEFYRRDVQYIVRNGKALIINELTGRVEEKRRWSEGIHQAVEAKEGLKIQADSVVVAQITYQSLFKLYPKLSGMTGTAKTEEKEFLKMFQMPVIEVPTNLPNIRKDLPIQAFATARGKWEYVSQEVEYMFRQGRPVLVGTTSVENSEYLSDLLQERNIPHSVLNARPKYAAREAEIIAQAGRKYAITISTNMAGRGTDIILGGNPKMLAREIIEDSLLSFLTREAPSIEVTDMAISRKVFSKVKVGPSSMALLAKAALMAKFVGKSEGKSWTHEEAKSIILESVEMSQLKPLKELQKLIDEQSEMYPLGPSIAITYLSVLKDCEVHCTKEGSEVKRLGGLHVIGTSLHESRRIDNQLRGRAGRQGDPGSTRFMVSLQDEMFQKFNFDTEWAVKLISKITNDEDIPIEGDAIVKQLLALQINAEKYFFNIRKSLVEFDEVLEVQRKHVYDLRQLILTGDDESCSQHIFQYMQAVVDEIVFGNADPLKHPRYWSLSKLLKEFINIAGKLLDDSFAMISEEDLFQSLKQLHESNSVDVDNFHLPNLPKPPDGFRGIRRKNSSLKRWLAICSDDSTKSGRYRPTTNLLRKYLGDILIASYLNIVQESGYDDAYIKEIERAVLVKTLDCFWRDHLVNMNRLSSAVNVRSFGHRNPLEEYKIDGCRFFISMLSATRRLTVESLLHYWSSPLESQELFFS; this comes from the exons ATGGTCACTGCGCTTTCTCTTCTCAACGCTCCTTTCCTCACCCCCAAACCCCTCACTCAACTTAAAACCCTCCCCTCTGCAAAACCCAATTCTCCTTTCTTCTTCCCTTCGTCTTTCCCTTCTTTTCCCAACCTTCGACAACATCGTTTCAATGGACAACCGCCTATAGCTGCATCTCTCAAG GAGAAGGTGGGTTGTTTTAAGAAGACTTTGAGTGATTTTACTAGCTTAAACTACTGGGTTGTTCGGGACTATTATCGTCTTGTCGACTCTGTTAATGCACTTGAGCCAGAAATTCAGAGGCTATCTGATGAGCAG TTGGCTGCTAAAACTTCCGAGTTTAAGAAACGGTTGACCCAAGGAGAGGCTGTTTCGGATATTCAAGCTG AGGCATTTGCTGTGGTTCGTGAAGCTGCAAAAAGGAAACTTGGCATGCGCCATTTTGATGTGCAG ATTATTGGTGGAGCGGTGCTTCATGATGGGTCTATTGCGGAGATGAAGACAGGGGAGGGAAAAACATTGGTCTCCACATTAGCTGCATATCTTAATGCACTGACTGGTGATGGTGTCCATG TGGTAACTGTGAACGATTATCTTGCTCAACGTGATGCTGAGTGGATGGGTCGTGTTCATCGCTTCTTAGGTCTTTCAGTTGGGCTTATTCAG AAGGGGATGACAGCAGAAGAGAGGAGAATCAACTACCAATGTGATATTACATACACCAACAATTCG GAACTAGGTTTTGATTATCTCCGAGATAATCTTGCTGGAAACAATGATCAACTTGTGATGAGATG GCCAAAACCATTTCATTTCGCAATTGTTGATGAAGTTGATTCTGTTCTGATTGATGAAGGAAGAAATCCTTTGTTAATAAGTGGTGAG GCTAGTAAAGATGATGCGCGATATCCTGTTGCTGCTAAAGTGGCTGAGCTGCTAATGAGGGGTCTG CATTATAACATTGAGCTTAAAGATAATTCAGTGGAGTTGACTGAGGAAGGAATTGCACTTGCTGAGTTGGCTCTTGAAACAAATGATCTATGGGATGAAAATGATCCCTGGGCAAG ATTTGTGATGAATGCTTTGAAAGCTAAAGAATTTTATCGGCGGGATGTCCAATACATTGTCAGAAATGGGAAAGCTCTCATTATCAACGAG CTGACAGGCAGAGTTGAAGAAAAACGGAGATGGTCTGAAGGGATTCACCAGGCTGTAGAAGCAAAAGAAGGTTTGAAGATTCAG GCTGATTCAGTTGTGGTGGCTCAAATCACTTATCAGTCTCTATTTAAGCTCTATCCCAAGCTCTCTGGAATGACCGGGACTGCAAAAACAGAA GAGAAGGAATTCTTGAAAATGTTCCAGATGCCCGTTATCGAAGTGCCCACAAATCTTCCAAATATTCGTAAAGATTTACCCATACAAGCGTTTGCT ACTGCTCGAGGGAAATGGGAATATGTTAGTCAAGAAGTGGAATACATGTTTAGACAAGGGCGTCCAGTTTTAGTTGGGACCACTAG TGTTGAGAATTCTGAATACCTGTCAGATCTGCTGCAGGAGAGAAATATCCCTCACAGTGTCCTGAATGCTCGTCCCAag TATGCAGCAAGGGAAGCTGAAATTATTGCTCAAGCTGGGAGAAAGTATGCTATAACCATTTCTACCAATATGGCTGGCAGAGGAACTGACATTATTCTTGGGGGAAATCCCAAA ATGCTAGCGAGAGAAATTATAGAGGACAGCTTGCTTTCATTTCTGACGAGAGAAGCTCCTAGTATTGAAGTAACTGACATGGCAATTTCAAGAAAG GTGTTTTCAAAGGTAAAGGTTGGCCCATCATCAATGGCTTTGCTAGCTAAGGCTGCTTTAATGG CAAAATTTGTTGGCAAAAGTGAAGGAAAGAGCTGGACACATGAGGAGGCAAAATCTATCATTTTAGAATCTGTGGAAATGAGTCAGTTAAAGCCTTTGAAAGAGCTGCAGAAGCTTATTGATGAACAGTCTGAGATGTACCCTCTTGGCCCTTCTATTGCGATTACTTATTTATCTGTTCTTAAAGATTGTGAAGTACACTGCACCAAAGAAGGTTCTGAAGTGAAAAGGCTTGGGGGGCTTCATGTGATTGGTACATCTTTGCATGAATCCCGTAGAATAGATAATCAG CTTCGTGGTCGAGCAGGAAGGCAAGGGGATCCTGGATCTACACGGTTTATGGTGAG CTTGCAAGATGAGATGTTTCAAAAGTTTAATTTTGACACCGAGTGGGCTGTGAAGCTTATTTCGAAAATTACAAATGATGAAGATATACCTATTGAAGGTGATGCAATTGTAAAGCAG CTTTTGGCTCTTCAAATTAATGCAGAGAAGTACTTCTTTAACATAAGAAAGAGCCTAGTTGAGTTCGATGAAGTTTTGGAG GTTCAAAGAAAGCATGTCTATGATCTCAGGCAATTGATTTTGACTGGTGATGATGAAAGTTGTTCACAGCATATATTCCA GTACATGCAAGCAGTTGTAGATGAAATTGTTTTTGGAAATGCTGATCCACTGAAG CATCCAAGATACTGGAGTTTGTCTAAGCTTTTGAAAGAGTTCATCAATATTGCAGGGAAGCTATTGGATG ACTCATTTGCAATGATCTCAGAGGAAGATTTATTCCAATCTCTTAAACAGCTACATGAATCAAATTCTGTAGATGTTGACAATTTTCACCTTCCAAACTTGCCAAAACCTCCAGATGGCTTCAGAGGAATCCGCAGAAAAAATTCTTCACTGAAACGATGGCTGGCTATTTGCTCTGATGATTCAACAAA GAGTGGAAGGTATCGGCCAACAACTAATCTTCTTCGTAAATACCTTGGGGATATCTTGATTGCTTCATACTTGAACATTGTACAAGAATCTGGCTATGATGATGCGTACATAAAAGAAATTGAG AGAGCAGTTCTTGTCAAGACTCTGGATTGTTTCTGGAGGGATCATCTCGTAAACATGAATAGGCTGAGTTCTGCG GTAAATGTTAGAAGCTTTGGGCACAGAAATCCTCTTGAAGAATATAAAATTGATGGGTGTCGATTTTTTATCTCGATGCTCAGTGCAACACGAAGGTTAACTGTAGAATCACTCTTGCATTATTGGTCATCACCTTTGGAATCCCAAGAGCTATTTTTTTCATGA